In Palaeococcus ferrophilus DSM 13482, the genomic window AGGGTTTCGTGGAGGCTCATGGCGGAGCTTCTGAAGTGGGAGCTCCTCCTCGGCACCCTAGAGCCGGGAAGGAGGTACGAATGCCCTGATGGGGTGTGCGAGACGTTTGAGGGGCACTTTGAGGTTTCCGCAGGCTTCCGGGAGGTCAGGCTCTCGGATGAGGTGAGCATCTACGAGCGCCGCGAAGGGGGGAAGAGGATAACCCTCGAGCTCGCCGAAGGGAGCGCGGAGATGCCCCTCGGTGAGGTGGTTGAACTCATAGGGATCGGCAGAGGTGTCGGCTTTGTGGCGAGAAAGCTTCCTTAGGCCCTTTGAGGAGGAAATGCTCGCGTTGAGCAACGCACCCCACAACGGCGGCCTCTTTAGAGCGAGGGGATTCTTCTTCATGGGCGTGGAGAAGAACTACAGCGGGGATTACCGCAGGGACTGCCGCGAGTTCGAGGGTGCCCACGGGGTGGAGCGCTTCGTGGGCTTCATGACCGCCGCGAACATTCCGGAGGTTCTCTCCAAAGCGAGGAGTGGAAACGTTAGGGCCTACGTCACGGCCGGGATAACGAACCCCGCGATAGCCGGCGAGAGGGCTCCTCCGTGGGAGCCGGGAACCATAAACCTCGCCATCATTGTTGAGGACGGTCTCACGGTTGGTGCGCTGGCCAACGCGATAATGACCGCGACGGAGGCAAAAACCTACACCCTGCTGCGCCTTGGGTACAACGCGACTGGAACGACGAGCGACGGGATTGGCGTTTTTGCCTTCGAGGGGGAGAAGGAGTGGACGGGGACAGCCACGGAGCTCGGGCTGAACATCGGCATCGCCGTCAGGGAGGCCCTCGAGGAGAGCATAAGGAAATGGGAGGCGCTCACTGGAGGGCCCTGAGGACACCTACGACCCCTTCAAGGGGCGCGTCCGTCTTTATCCCCGTGGGGGAGAAGTGGGTCCTGCTGGCGTTAAAGCCTCCCTCCCTCAGGGACTCCACGACGTGGTCAGGCTTCCTCACCTCGAGGCCGTTCCTCTTGGCGATCATGGAGAGCTCGTAGAAGAGCGGGATGTCGAGCTCACCGTTTAGAATGCTCAGGAACTTGAGGGCCTTCTTTTTCTCCGCGAGCTCGCTCTTCTCGGCTTCTTCGAGCAGGGCCTCCACAAAGGAGTCATCCTTGAGCTCGCCGAGCCACATCGGACCGTGGGCCTTTCCCCGGGATGGGAGGAGCCCTTTCTCCACCTCAAAGCGGCCCGTTTTCTGGTCGAAGTAAACGTAACCGAGCTTCTCCACAGTCCCGTCCCCCGCCTTCGCCCCATCTTTGAGGCGGAGGAATGCCCTGAAGTAGTGGTCGCGGTAATAAGCTAGGAGAACCTCGAAGCCCATATCGTACTTGCCGATGTACCTCGCTATGGTTCCAAGAAGGATTCTCAGACCGGTCTCGTGGCACAGCTCGCCCCTCAGGGGAAGGGCGTTGTACTTCCTTATGCAGGCGCTTTTGTAGGCTCCGCAGAGCACGCCCGTGTCCGTGGCCGTTACCGCGAGGTAGCCCTTCCTCCTGACGGCCCTCAGAGAGGCGTCAATGAAGGGAAGGGGCGTCCCGAAGGGGTCGAGGTCAACGAACTCGAAGTGCCTGAAGTTCTCGTCCATGAGTAGATTAGCGTCGAGGTTGGTCACGACGAGCTCTCTGAGGCCTTTAAAGAGGGCCCTCTTTTCGGAGCGTTCCGGAGAAAGGCCGAAGTTGAGTGAAACGTTCCTGATTATGAGCTCGAAGGCGTCGGGGTTTATGTCGTTGAGCCAGACCTCCTCCACCTGACTCTCGAGGGCGTACCTTATCCCCCTTATCCCTGTGGCGCTTAGTGCATCGAGGGCGTTCCCAACTCTCAGAACCCTCACGGCGAGGACGCTTACGTCCCTGTTGAGCGCCATCACCGGGTTGTAGAAAACCGGCGCATCGTAAATCCTCTCCGCCTCGGGGACGAGAATCCTTGCTTTGCCCTCTTTTATCTCGCGAAGCTCCACGGTCTCACCGAAAAAAGTTTGGGAGGGGATTTTTAAACCTGTCGTCACCTTATGATGACTTCATCGCCGAGGGCCTGACCTGGAAGTCCAACCTCAAAGTAGACCCTCACAACTCCCTTCTCGCCGTGGGGCCTCAAAATCTTCCCCGTGATCCTCTTTCCCCTCGGGCTCTTCCATACGACCTTCCTGCCGATGTAGCGGGAGGCCTCCTCCCTCGTCCTCACTCCCTCAATCTCCACCAGCATGTGGTGGTTCCTCTGGTTGTGCTTCCCTCTGGCGTAGTTTAGGATTACACCCCTCATCACTACACCACCTCGAGAATAACCTTCCCTGAGGGGTTTTTAAAAATTGCGCGCCAAAGCTTTTAAGCTCCCGGGAGTAGCATCACCTGGCGGATGAAGACCCTTGCCCAGTCTGAGCGATGATGACGTCGGTATTATCGGACGCCTGGGGAGGCGCACTGCCACGTTTTTCGCGCCTCCCCGTTAGATTATCCCCTCCGCGAAGAGCTTGTGGTATGCCTCGAGGAGGGCCTTTTTAACCCTCGCCGGGCCGTACTTCCTAAGCGCCGCCTTCAGACCCTGTTCGTGGATGTGGGAAACGATTATATCAACGTCCTTGCCCGCGGAAACTCCGCTCTCAACGTAGAGTTTGGCCACTTCCCCTGGCTCCCTGTAGTTTAAGCCTTTGAGGAGCTTTAAAGGGACGGGCTCCACCCGCTTGACCAGCTCGAACTCGATTACGCTCACCTTATCTTCGGCATCCAGCGGGCCGTAAATTCTCGTCAGGGCATTTAAAAGCTCCTTAACGTCCCTGAAGCCGTCCTTCCTTGCGTCCTCATTGGTGAGCTCCCCCACCCGCTTTTTGGTCACGCCTCTGATGAGCACCTTCGCAACGGCGGTGTCGCTGGGGCGCGAGACAACGTAAACATCCCTTCCAGGCTTCGCCTCGTAGTCGCCGAACCTTATCGTGGTCGTCTTCTTCCCAGAGAGTATTTTCGGGACGTAGGCGCTATCCACCAGCATGAACTTCCTTATTTGAACCCTCGCCACCGTTCAGCACCTCCAGAACCTCCGGGAGCTCCAGGAGGTCGTTTATCACGAAGTCGGCGTACTCCCTGTATTCAAGCTCCGCGTTTCTTCTCTTTCCGTAGCGGAACCAGACCGTGTGCATTCCCACGCCCTTGGCCCCGTAGATGTCGGAGTAGAGCCTGTCCCCCACCATCACCGCCTCTCCGGCACTCACGCCAAATACCTTGAGGGCCTTCTGGAATATCTTGGGATGAGGCTTTTTCACGCCCTCAAAGTCCGAGATTATGACCTCCTCAAAAAAGTCGTCCAGCTCAAGCCTCAGAATCTTCTCCCACTGCTTTATGGGGTCGCCATCGGTGATTATGCCAAGACGGTAGCCGGCTTTGCTGAGCCTAATGAGGGTTTTGCGCGCGTGTCTCACATCTCTGAGCTGGGTAAACTTGGTGTTGTGGTAGCCTATAACCCCAGCCGCCACCCATTTGGGGTTGTAAGGAATGTCAAGCCGCCTGAGGAGGTAGTCAAAGTGACGCGAGAAGTTGCTTCCGTATTCGTTTATGAGCTCAAGAAGCTCGTTGTAGGCCGTCTCGAAATCCACGGGGAGACCGTGCTTTATCATGTTTTCAATCGCGTTTCTCCGGGCTCTCTCGGCGAGAACAGAGGTATCGGCTATCGTATCATCCAGATCAAAGAACACAACCTCTATCATCCTCCCACCGATAAAAAGTAGGAGAGAGGGTATTTAACGGTTGCGAAGGGGCTCCCGGACGATGCTGAACTCCATCGGGGCGTAAAGGGAGTCCCTCAGTTCCTCAACCTTGCCGGCAAGCATCCCGTTGAGTTTCTCACTTCCGTTGCCGCCGACTTTGGCCGCTAGTACCGCCTCAGCCTCAAGGGCTAAGCGGTAGCTCTCGATGGCGTTCCAGTAGTACCTCCTCTCAATGGTGACGAAGGTGCCGTTCAGGGGTATGTGCTCCCATCTGAGCCCCATTACGAGAACTCCGCTTCCCAGGCGCTCGGCATCCTCCGCGGTGGAGAGGGCATAAATCCTTTTCCTGAGGGTTCTTGCACCTTCAAGTGCCCCCTCGTAGTCCCCCTCAAGGTAGGCGCTGTAGAAGCTGTTCCACTCGCTCAAAAGGCCGGGAGGGATCCCCCTGGCCCTTGCCTCCGGGACGGTGCCCTCTCCGTTCCACTTCCACCTCTCCAGGGCCCACGCGGAGTAGTCGGCGTACTTGAAGCTCACGTTGATGAATGCAATGCTGAAGTTCTCAAGGAACTCGGACATGTTGAAGTCCCCGTTTATCTCGTCCACATTGTTAGCGATGTAACTCTGGAGGGCCAGTATCTCGCTCTCGCTCCACCCCTGCTCTCTGAAGTTTTCAACGGTCTCAGGAGGAAGACCATTTTGGGATACCTCCTCCGCCATGGCCCGTAGCTCTTCCTCCGTGTAGTACAGCTGAACCCCCGAGGCTTCAAGCTCTTCCTTGGCCTCCCAGACGAGAGTGGATATTGTGATGGCGTTGTCTATCCCATCCAGCGTGGAATTTATGAGCGCGGGAGCCAGGGTTTCATTGGCGGTGGCGTTGAACTCAACTATTAGCCCCGCTGTGCGCTCGAGTATTTCCCAGAATTCCGCGTATGGGTCGGTGCTTTCGGCGCCGGCCGGGATGGAAAGGAAGATGAGGCCGAGCACAAGGGGTACCATCAGCTTTCTCATGCTCTGCATTTTAGCACCTCCAATCATTCCAAAGTTTTGAGGATAGGTGGGATTTAAATACTTTTTGGAAAAGTTAACAAGTCCTATCCCCCACCGAGGGAAAGGCATATTAGGAGAAAAGGTCAGAGGCCAACGTCGAGGTATGGGCCCTTCTTCCTCTGGCGCATCTGCCTGAAATATGCCTCCTCCTCAAGCCATTCCTGGATCAGCTTTTCTAGGGGCCACGTTAGTGAGATCGGCGTTGTCGTGGCGTATATAACCCTCCTGAAACCGAGCGCCCTCATCTTTGAGAGAGCCTCCTTAACCTCGCGGTTCTCCATGCCGTGCATGACGAAGAACTTCCTGTCGTGCCAGTCGCCGCTCCCCTCGAGTGAGGGCGCCCTGTCAATT contains:
- a CDS encoding adenosylcobinamide amidohydrolase, which codes for MLALSNAPHNGGLFRARGFFFMGVEKNYSGDYRRDCREFEGAHGVERFVGFMTAANIPEVLSKARSGNVRAYVTAGITNPAIAGERAPPWEPGTINLAIIVEDGLTVGALANAIMTATEAKTYTLLRLGYNATGTTSDGIGVFAFEGEKEWTGTATELGLNIGIAVREALEESIRKWEALTGGP
- a CDS encoding tRNA (guanine(10)-N(2))-dimethyltransferase, with translation MELREIKEGKARILVPEAERIYDAPVFYNPVMALNRDVSVLAVRVLRVGNALDALSATGIRGIRYALESQVEEVWLNDINPDAFELIIRNVSLNFGLSPERSEKRALFKGLRELVVTNLDANLLMDENFRHFEFVDLDPFGTPLPFIDASLRAVRRKGYLAVTATDTGVLCGAYKSACIRKYNALPLRGELCHETGLRILLGTIARYIGKYDMGFEVLLAYYRDHYFRAFLRLKDGAKAGDGTVEKLGYVYFDQKTGRFEVEKGLLPSRGKAHGPMWLGELKDDSFVEALLEEAEKSELAEKKKALKFLSILNGELDIPLFYELSMIAKRNGLEVRKPDHVVESLREGGFNASRTHFSPTGIKTDAPLEGVVGVLRALQ
- a CDS encoding 50S ribosomal protein L35ae; its protein translation is MRGVILNYARGKHNQRNHHMLVEIEGVRTREEASRYIGRKVVWKSPRGKRITGKILRPHGEKGVVRVYFEVGLPGQALGDEVIIR
- a CDS encoding ASCH domain-containing protein, which translates into the protein MARVQIRKFMLVDSAYVPKILSGKKTTTIRFGDYEAKPGRDVYVVSRPSDTAVAKVLIRGVTKKRVGELTNEDARKDGFRDVKELLNALTRIYGPLDAEDKVSVIEFELVKRVEPVPLKLLKGLNYREPGEVAKLYVESGVSAGKDVDIIVSHIHEQGLKAALRKYGPARVKKALLEAYHKLFAEGII
- a CDS encoding TIGR02253 family HAD-type hydrolase, which encodes MIEVVFFDLDDTIADTSVLAERARRNAIENMIKHGLPVDFETAYNELLELINEYGSNFSRHFDYLLRRLDIPYNPKWVAAGVIGYHNTKFTQLRDVRHARKTLIRLSKAGYRLGIITDGDPIKQWEKILRLELDDFFEEVIISDFEGVKKPHPKIFQKALKVFGVSAGEAVMVGDRLYSDIYGAKGVGMHTVWFRYGKRRNAELEYREYADFVINDLLELPEVLEVLNGGEGSNKEVHAGG
- a CDS encoding DUF3783 domain-containing protein → MILIIGFSGEEVELIKSAFEEVYEVPSYCRDWVLKEIIDRAPSLEGSGDWHDRKFFVMHGMENREVKEALSKMRALGFRRVIYATTTPISLTWPLEKLIQEWLEEEAYFRQMRQRKKGPYLDVGL